Proteins encoded within one genomic window of Candidatus Syntrophocurvum alkaliphilum:
- a CDS encoding M23 family metallopeptidase, translated as MLRSFKIRMLLVIVLVTIVALIMETNHFSKDYVESTLSYIMQDDDRIEQVVAVFTNREQQNKDDDISNVAVPAGSSNANVIQIPCNFESIEKSYGWYWNSEKNRQEFSPGVLFAVEDNTLVKPVLRGTVVEITGASDERKVKVQHNDYLFTIYGGIKEVLVKENSVVEPSEYLGKTSTKFYFELRNQDGPLNPLSIFE; from the coding sequence ATGTTAAGAAGTTTTAAGATAAGAATGCTTCTTGTTATAGTTCTTGTAACTATAGTTGCATTAATAATGGAAACAAATCACTTTAGTAAAGACTATGTTGAGTCTACATTAAGTTATATTATGCAAGATGATGATCGTATAGAGCAAGTCGTAGCTGTTTTTACTAATAGAGAACAACAAAACAAGGATGATGATATATCTAATGTGGCAGTACCAGCTGGTTCATCCAATGCTAATGTAATACAAATTCCATGCAACTTTGAATCTATAGAAAAAAGCTATGGTTGGTACTGGAACAGTGAAAAAAATAGACAGGAGTTTTCACCGGGTGTATTATTTGCAGTTGAAGATAATACACTTGTTAAACCTGTTCTTAGGGGAACTGTTGTTGAAATAACAGGTGCTAGTGATGAACGTAAAGTAAAAGTTCAGCATAATGATTATCTGTTTACAATTTACGGTGGTATAAAAGAAGTTCTTGTAAAAGAAAATTCTGTTGTTGAACCTAGTGAATATTTAGGAAAGACTTCTACAAAATTCTATTTCGAATTAAGAAATCAGGATGGGCCATTAAACCCACTTAGTATATTTGAATAA
- the rodA gene encoding rod shape-determining protein RodA → MNGKRLKFTDKPFIIALSLIILIGLVTLTSATYGLSSDPYSFLKNQLFATLIGVVAIIFIIRYDYTQLGRYSRILYAVSIITLIAILFIGDEVKGSTRAIQIAFLPAIQPTEFVKIFIILSFADFLNRRRGSLNSIGQFIPCFVYMGIPTLLIMAQPDLGTSLVFIAITLIMMFIAGANPKILVSLLVTGVLLISLTLFMHFKFDTWIPMDDYQLNRLTAFANPYEDGQGGRGAGWNTIQSLVAVGSGGLTGQGLFEGTQVQLRFLPEHHTDFIFAVIAEELGFIGGATIIMLFGFLLVRVLYIAANSRDLYGTLVATGICAMWLFHVVENIGMSIGIMPITGIPLPFISYGGSNMLSNLIAVGLILSINIRGKKIVF, encoded by the coding sequence TTGAATGGTAAACGTTTAAAATTTACAGATAAACCTTTTATAATAGCATTATCTTTAATAATACTTATAGGTCTTGTAACTCTAACTAGTGCAACCTATGGACTTTCAAGTGACCCCTACTCATTTTTAAAAAATCAATTATTTGCTACTTTGATAGGGGTTGTAGCAATAATTTTTATAATTCGATATGACTATACTCAGCTAGGGAGATATAGCCGTATTTTATATGCTGTATCTATTATTACTTTAATAGCTATACTTTTTATTGGAGATGAAGTGAAAGGTAGTACTAGAGCGATTCAAATTGCATTTTTACCAGCAATTCAGCCTACTGAGTTTGTTAAAATATTTATAATTCTTTCTTTTGCTGATTTTTTAAATAGGCGCAGAGGTTCTCTTAATTCTATAGGTCAATTTATCCCTTGTTTTGTTTATATGGGAATTCCTACTCTTTTAATTATGGCGCAGCCGGACTTAGGAACATCGTTAGTTTTTATAGCAATTACATTAATTATGATGTTTATTGCTGGAGCTAATCCCAAAATATTAGTTTCATTACTAGTAACAGGTGTTTTACTAATAAGTCTTACGCTTTTTATGCATTTTAAATTTGATACATGGATACCAATGGATGATTACCAATTAAATCGGTTAACAGCCTTTGCTAATCCTTACGAAGATGGACAAGGTGGTAGAGGAGCTGGATGGAATACTATTCAGTCATTGGTTGCTGTAGGGTCTGGTGGTCTTACAGGACAAGGTTTATTTGAAGGAACACAAGTCCAACTCAGATTTTTGCCTGAACATCATACTGATTTTATTTTTGCTGTTATTGCTGAGGAGTTAGGGTTTATTGGTGGAGCGACTATTATTATGTTGTTTGGTTTTCTGCTAGTTAGAGTATTGTATATAGCTGCAAATTCGCGAGATTTATATGGGACCCTAGTAGCAACTGGCATTTGTGCTATGTGGTTATTTCATGTTGTGGAAAATATTGGTATGAGTATTGGTATAATGCCAATAACAGGTATACCTTTGCCTTTTATTAGTTATGGAGGTAGTAATATGTTAAGTAACCTTATAGCAGTAGGATTAATACTAAGTATAAATATAAGAGGGAAAAAAATTGTGTTTTAA
- the minE gene encoding cell division topological specificity factor MinE: MFLDVLNKFFGKESAGSKELAKERLRLVLVHDRASVTPEFFNQMKEDIIKVIREYMDIDDDAISVDLSNEDNSIALVANIPVKGFKRAVNQ; this comes from the coding sequence ATGTTTTTGGATGTTTTGAACAAATTTTTCGGAAAGGAATCAGCTGGTAGCAAAGAGCTTGCAAAAGAAAGATTAAGACTAGTTTTAGTCCATGATAGAGCATCAGTTACTCCAGAATTTTTTAACCAAATGAAGGAAGACATTATTAAAGTAATAAGAGAATATATGGATATTGATGATGATGCAATATCAGTTGACTTGTCTAATGAGGATAATTCTATAGCCTTAGTAGCTAACATTCCAGTAAAGGGATTTAAAAGAGCTGTTAATCAATAA
- the minD gene encoding septum site-determining protein MinD: MKSKVLVITSGKGGVGKTTTTANLGTALAMMDKKVVLVDTDIGLRNLDVVMGLENRIVFDIVDVVNGNCKLKQALIKDKRFDGLYLLPAAQTKDKNSVTPHQMKNLTNELRKDFDFILVDCPAGIEQGFKNAIAGADHAIIVATPEVSAVRDADRIIGLIEAAGLKSSNLIINRLRSKMVKQGDMMDIDDIIDILSIDLVGVVPEDETIVISTNRGEPAVLENSSRAGGAYKRIARRVTGEEVPIAALDESMKFVDRFKKMLKLAR, translated from the coding sequence ATGAAAAGTAAAGTTTTAGTTATTACTTCAGGTAAAGGTGGTGTAGGTAAAACTACTACAACAGCTAACTTAGGTACAGCCTTAGCAATGATGGATAAAAAAGTAGTTCTTGTTGACACTGATATTGGGTTGAGAAATTTAGATGTAGTAATGGGGTTAGAGAATAGAATAGTTTTTGATATTGTTGATGTTGTTAATGGCAACTGTAAATTAAAACAAGCATTAATTAAGGACAAACGTTTTGATGGTTTATATCTTCTTCCGGCAGCTCAAACTAAGGATAAAAATTCTGTTACACCTCATCAAATGAAGAACTTAACTAATGAATTAAGAAAAGATTTTGATTTTATTTTAGTAGATTGTCCTGCTGGCATTGAACAAGGTTTTAAAAATGCAATAGCAGGTGCAGACCATGCTATTATTGTTGCTACTCCTGAAGTGTCTGCGGTAAGGGATGCAGACCGTATAATTGGTTTGATTGAAGCAGCTGGATTAAAAAGTTCTAATCTGATTATTAATCGACTTAGAAGTAAAATGGTTAAGCAAGGTGACATGATGGATATTGATGATATTATTGATATTCTATCAATTGACTTAGTAGGAGTTGTTCCTGAAGATGAAACGATTGTAATATCAACTAATAGGGGGGAACCAGCAGTACTTGAAAATAGCTCTAGAGCAGGAGGGGCTTATAAGCGTATTGCAAGGCGAGTGACAGGAGAAGAAGTCCCAATAGCAGCCTTAGACGAATCTATGAAGTTTGTAGACAGATTTAAGAAGATGCTTAAGTTAGCTAGGTAA
- the minC gene encoding septum site-determining protein MinC, with product MSIQQAFKNKEGEVIVDLKSVATFYELKDNLANRLEAFGEGHIGTQVIINIGNRRLTHRQLREIEDILLNYGFHLKDIINSNEETKKEERVNIEENIFDEIPYYENTILINRHLRSGQKFFNEGNIVILGDINPGAEVIAGGNILVMGSLRGMAHAGCFGDETAVITAYRLSPTQLRIANHITRPPDGEKIIVDNPERARIKSGKVVIEKLKI from the coding sequence ATGTCAATACAACAAGCATTTAAAAATAAAGAAGGAGAAGTTATCGTTGACTTAAAATCTGTAGCTACCTTTTACGAATTAAAAGATAATTTAGCAAACCGGTTAGAAGCTTTTGGGGAAGGACATATAGGAACACAAGTAATTATTAATATAGGGAATAGAAGACTAACTCATCGGCAGCTTAGGGAAATTGAGGACATACTATTAAACTATGGTTTTCATTTAAAAGATATTATAAATAGCAATGAAGAAACTAAAAAAGAGGAAAGAGTTAATATAGAAGAAAATATTTTTGATGAAATTCCTTATTACGAAAATACCATATTGATTAACAGACACTTAAGGTCAGGTCAAAAATTTTTTAATGAAGGGAATATTGTAATTCTAGGGGACATTAATCCAGGTGCGGAGGTGATTGCAGGTGGCAATATATTGGTTATGGGATCATTAAGGGGGATGGCTCACGCAGGTTGCTTTGGAGATGAAACAGCGGTTATAACAGCGTATAGATTAAGTCCTACTCAATTAAGAATTGCAAACCATATAACTAGACCTCCAGATGGAGAAAAAATAATAGTAGATAATCCGGAACGAGCCCGGATTAAAAGTGGGAAGGTAGTAATTGAAAAGTTAAAAATATGA
- a CDS encoding penicillin-binding transpeptidase domain-containing protein, with the protein MKPEVFKKNIKVFKYIIIALIAILCVRLAVVQLFQSEIFETQAKENRIRLLSIQPTRGEIYANQGEILAANQLVYTVSITYTGIEDHSLIIEELSDILIDYFPEVTPEYIQDKIDNQRFRLFEPITIIRDIPWDLVVQIEENRQNLPGVMILVEPFRDYPHEGLAGHVLGYIHSISKEELERVDSDFYTMNSLIGKSGIEKQYEDELRGKAGARRVEVDARGRPVGELVTLEPIPGNNLQLTLDLELQQVMENSMEEILNNLQEQRNPKAKVGSAVVMNVKTGEILSAVSYPQMYPDDWKGDINQEKASYYFPQTETYDPMDPGASLNRFLQVTYPPGSTFKPITGMAALDAEHSHTSVDDYVNCQGRYWIAPYIRCTGVHGNVDYYSGMGTSCNVYFQEIGRRANKEEIIRVAKEFGLGERTNVDLPHEAKGLMPTPEWKQEINQILTDRQYDFRREQLEDKYEELYRNAEDEDELSRLERQYRNEKAQLEAQYQIDFNFNTTWQAFDTFNVSIGQGSNDFTVLQLANYTSTIANGGNLMRPYIVSRILSPDGTVLKETKPSVINKADVSPYNIAETRRAMWEVARPGGTAYHLFHHFPEDVPVAAKTGTAETGRAGDEQLKEFHGVFIAFAPYDDPEIAFAGVVEYGQSGGGSAGQVAKDVFEQYFGIVDHLADEDQLNFDISIDE; encoded by the coding sequence ATGAAACCAGAAGTTTTCAAAAAGAACATCAAAGTTTTTAAATATATAATTATTGCACTTATAGCTATATTGTGTGTTAGACTTGCTGTTGTACAATTATTTCAGAGCGAAATTTTTGAAACCCAAGCTAAAGAAAATCGAATACGGTTATTGTCTATACAGCCTACGCGTGGGGAAATTTATGCTAATCAAGGTGAGATTTTAGCAGCAAATCAGTTAGTTTATACAGTAAGCATAACTTACACTGGCATTGAAGACCACAGTCTGATTATAGAGGAACTTTCGGATATACTAATAGACTACTTTCCAGAAGTAACACCAGAATATATCCAAGATAAAATTGATAACCAGAGGTTTAGGCTTTTTGAACCTATTACAATAATAAGGGATATACCTTGGGATTTAGTAGTACAAATTGAAGAAAACCGGCAAAATCTACCTGGTGTGATGATCTTAGTTGAGCCATTTCGTGATTACCCTCATGAAGGTTTAGCTGGACATGTGCTAGGATATATACATTCAATCAGCAAAGAAGAATTAGAACGAGTTGATAGTGATTTTTACACTATGAATAGTCTTATAGGTAAATCAGGGATAGAAAAACAATATGAAGATGAATTAAGAGGAAAGGCTGGAGCTAGAAGAGTTGAAGTTGATGCTAGAGGTAGACCTGTGGGCGAGTTAGTTACTCTTGAACCAATACCTGGGAATAATTTGCAGTTAACTTTAGATTTAGAATTACAACAAGTTATGGAAAATAGTATGGAAGAAATCTTAAATAACCTTCAAGAACAGCGTAACCCTAAAGCTAAGGTTGGATCTGCTGTAGTAATGAATGTTAAAACAGGAGAAATTCTTTCAGCTGTCAGTTATCCCCAAATGTATCCTGATGATTGGAAAGGTGATATAAATCAAGAAAAAGCTAGTTATTACTTTCCACAAACCGAAACCTATGATCCGATGGACCCTGGAGCATCATTAAATAGATTTTTACAGGTAACCTATCCACCTGGATCAACTTTTAAACCTATAACTGGCATGGCTGCTCTTGATGCAGAACACAGTCATACTTCTGTAGATGATTATGTTAATTGTCAAGGGAGATATTGGATAGCTCCGTATATTAGATGTACTGGAGTTCATGGTAATGTAGATTATTATTCAGGGATGGGAACATCATGTAATGTATATTTTCAAGAAATAGGGAGAAGAGCAAATAAGGAAGAAATAATTAGAGTTGCTAAAGAATTTGGATTAGGAGAAAGAACTAATGTTGATTTGCCTCATGAAGCTAAAGGGTTAATGCCAACACCAGAGTGGAAACAAGAAATTAATCAAATACTAACTGATAGACAATATGATTTTCGTCGTGAGCAACTAGAGGATAAATATGAAGAACTATATAGAAATGCTGAAGATGAAGATGAACTAAGTCGATTAGAAAGACAATACAGAAACGAAAAAGCACAGTTAGAGGCTCAATACCAAATTGATTTTAATTTTAACACAACTTGGCAGGCTTTTGATACATTTAATGTTTCTATTGGTCAAGGATCCAATGACTTTACTGTTTTGCAACTTGCTAATTATACGAGTACTATAGCTAATGGTGGAAATCTAATGCGACCTTATATCGTAAGTAGGATTCTATCTCCAGATGGTACAGTTTTAAAAGAAACTAAACCTAGTGTTATTAATAAAGCAGATGTTTCACCGTATAATATTGCAGAAACTAGAAGAGCTATGTGGGAAGTAGCTAGACCTGGTGGAACAGCTTATCATTTGTTTCATCACTTTCCAGAGGATGTCCCAGTAGCTGCAAAGACTGGTACAGCGGAAACAGGTAGAGCTGGAGATGAACAACTAAAAGAATTTCATGGTGTATTTATAGCTTTTGCACCTTATGATGATCCTGAAATAGCTTTTGCTGGGGTAGTAGAATATGGGCAAAGTGGTGGTGGGTCAGCCGGACAGGTTGCTAAAGATGTTTTTGAGCAATACTTTGGCATTGTAGACCATTTAGCTGATGAGGACCAATTAAATTTCGACATTAGCATTGACGAATAA
- the mreD gene encoding rod shape-determining protein MreD yields the protein MRYLILILLPFIAIFLQSTFFGEYSIKGVIPDLVLVFVVFYALFNDAKKSAVYGFYCGLLEDLYMGRFIGINALAKALTAYLIGRLQVIVFNENIFVGVLSIIVGTIMNTFILVIISTITIQVLNIDQVLFLTLLYQTLYNALLSIPIYIWYYYSSKKGLLSGQ from the coding sequence TTGCGTTATTTAATTCTTATCTTATTGCCATTTATAGCTATATTTTTGCAATCCACATTTTTTGGTGAATACAGTATAAAAGGTGTTATACCGGATCTTGTCTTAGTTTTTGTGGTTTTTTATGCTTTGTTTAATGATGCTAAAAAGAGTGCAGTTTATGGGTTTTATTGTGGTTTGCTTGAAGACTTATATATGGGGCGCTTTATTGGAATTAATGCTTTAGCGAAAGCATTGACTGCATATTTAATTGGTAGATTACAAGTTATTGTTTTTAATGAAAATATTTTTGTAGGAGTTTTATCTATAATTGTAGGAACAATTATGAATACTTTTATTTTAGTTATAATATCAACTATAACTATTCAAGTTTTAAATATAGACCAAGTATTATTTTTAACTTTATTATATCAAACTTTATATAATGCTTTATTATCTATTCCAATTTATATTTGGTACTATTATTCGTCAAAAAAAGGTTTGTTAAGTGGACAATAG
- the mreC gene encoding rod shape-determining protein MreC has product MLKLIKNKVLWIVTVTLILILVMITATSSDREEITFIEQITGDAFAPLQRGMNELTDYIAGFNYVFTERRHLMQEIDDLRMDIQELKIENQQLKEFEAEVIRLRQIVEFIDDSQDRYDFIPARVIARSPNNWYKTLTINKGAKHGIEKNMAVINADGLVGRVMNVSNNNSQVYLITDREIAVGSILQETRETNGIVEGTGDNLSLRMVNIPYYSDVEEGDRVITSGLSEIYPKGILIGYINKITTEPNGLLLSASVIPAVAFDKLEEVLVINDYAPLIEEEEGEEE; this is encoded by the coding sequence TTGTTAAAGTTAATCAAAAATAAAGTATTGTGGATAGTTACTGTTACATTAATTCTGATATTAGTCATGATTACTGCTACATCTTCTGATAGAGAGGAAATAACATTTATAGAACAAATTACTGGAGATGCATTTGCTCCGCTACAAAGAGGGATGAATGAGTTAACTGATTATATAGCTGGTTTTAATTATGTATTTACTGAAAGAAGACACCTTATGCAAGAAATAGATGATTTGCGTATGGATATACAAGAATTAAAAATAGAAAATCAGCAATTAAAAGAGTTTGAAGCAGAAGTTATTAGACTAAGGCAAATAGTTGAATTTATTGATGATAGTCAAGATAGGTATGATTTTATACCAGCAAGGGTTATAGCAAGAAGTCCTAATAATTGGTATAAAACTTTAACTATCAATAAAGGTGCAAAACATGGAATAGAGAAAAACATGGCTGTTATCAATGCTGATGGTCTAGTGGGCAGAGTAATGAATGTTAGTAATAATAATTCTCAGGTGTATTTAATTACTGACAGAGAAATAGCAGTAGGTTCAATTTTACAAGAAACTAGAGAAACTAATGGTATAGTAGAAGGAACTGGAGATAACTTATCTTTAAGAATGGTAAATATTCCCTATTATTCTGATGTTGAAGAAGGTGACCGAGTCATCACTTCAGGTTTGTCAGAAATATATCCGAAAGGAATATTGATTGGATATATAAATAAAATAACAACCGAGCCAAATGGATTGTTGCTTTCAGCATCAGTAATACCGGCTGTGGCTTTTGATAAACTTGAAGAAGTTCTAGTAATAAACGATTATGCACCGTTAATAGAGGAAGAAGAGGGTGAAGAGGAGTAG
- a CDS encoding rod shape-determining protein, with protein sequence MGIDLGTANTLVHLKGKGVVFTEPSVVAIQNDNGDVLAVGDEAKQMIGRTPGNIIAIRPMKDGVIADFDITQAMLKYFITKALGQRTPFTKPRVIISIPTGCTTVEERAVREAALQGGAKEAYLIEEPMAAAIGAGLPVHEPTGNLIVDIGGGTTEVAVISLGGVVTAKSVRIAGDEMDTSIIQHLRKNYNLLVGERTAEDIKISIGSALWEGPEEFYEVRGRDLVNGLPKTVKVSSDEIQQALKEPVEHIIEGIKVCLEKTPPELASDIMDRGIVMAGGGALLRGLDKLISNETEMPVYVCEDPLFAVANGTGKVLENIEVLKRVLITPKKSF encoded by the coding sequence ATGGGAATAGATTTAGGAACAGCAAATACTTTAGTTCATTTAAAGGGAAAAGGAGTTGTTTTTACAGAGCCTTCTGTTGTGGCTATCCAGAACGATAATGGTGATGTTTTAGCAGTTGGAGATGAAGCGAAACAAATGATTGGAAGAACACCTGGAAATATAATTGCCATACGACCAATGAAAGATGGGGTAATAGCTGATTTTGATATAACTCAAGCCATGCTTAAATACTTTATTACTAAGGCCTTAGGACAAAGGACACCATTTACTAAACCAAGAGTAATAATAAGCATACCAACAGGATGTACTACTGTAGAAGAGAGAGCAGTACGAGAAGCTGCATTGCAAGGAGGAGCAAAAGAGGCTTATCTTATAGAAGAGCCTATGGCTGCAGCTATAGGAGCAGGATTACCTGTGCATGAACCAACAGGTAATCTAATAGTTGACATAGGTGGAGGTACAACTGAAGTTGCTGTAATTTCACTTGGAGGTGTAGTGACCGCTAAATCTGTAAGGATTGCAGGAGATGAAATGGATACATCTATTATTCAGCATCTTAGAAAAAACTATAACCTACTTGTTGGCGAGAGGACTGCAGAAGACATAAAAATTAGTATAGGTTCAGCACTTTGGGAAGGGCCTGAAGAGTTTTATGAAGTGCGAGGACGTGATTTAGTTAATGGTTTACCTAAAACAGTAAAGGTTTCTTCTGATGAAATTCAACAAGCACTTAAGGAGCCAGTAGAGCACATTATCGAAGGGATAAAGGTTTGCCTAGAAAAAACTCCTCCAGAACTAGCCTCTGATATAATGGATAGAGGGATTGTAATGGCTGGTGGTGGTGCGTTATTAAGAGGGTTAGATAAATTAATTAGTAATGAAACTGAAATGCCAGTTTATGTATGTGAAGATCCACTTTTTGCGGTGGCTAATGGTACTGGAAAAGTTTTGGAAAATATTGAAGTATTAAAAAGGGTATTAATAACACCTAAAAAATCTTTTTAA